CTGCCTCCCGAagaccccttccttcctctcaacTCCATTCTCTCACGCTCCTCTCTTCCGAGGAGCCTCCGCATTCGCCTTCTACCCGTCCTGGCCCCAGCCCTTTCTTCACTCCTCCTGACCCTCCCCCGGCTTGCCCCTCCCCCGGCAGCCCACCTTCACCCCGCCGCTCCACGGGCTCCTCGGTCCTCGCCCCTCATCCCCGGCCTCCCCTCGCCGGCCCCCCGCGCCGGGGGCCCCCGTGGCCCCTTGCCCGCCTTCCTCGAGGCGGCTGCGGCCCCTTTCACAATAGCGCGGCCCGCCTCCCTCCTCTCCGCTCCCGGTTCGCTCCCGCCCGCTTCCCTCTCGGCGCATGCGCCCTCCGGTCGGCGGCGGCTGCGGTTGTGGCGGCTCCGAGCGGCTCcgttttttttaaagggaaacgCTGAGGCGCCGGGGGTGACTGTGGGGGAGGGGGACCCCGAGCCCGGAGACCCGCGGGGGAGGCGACAGACCCCCTCCCGGAGTAGGAGGGCTTTGGGCGgacccatccctcccaccccctcctgaGGAGGAGGGGGGGGAAAATGGAGGCTCGGGGCGGCTGAGGCGAGCTCCGGGGCGGGGGGccggggcggggaagggggtgtgtggggtggggagacGAGGCGGGCCCGGCCGGGCCAGGGGGGGCCGAAGCGAGCTCCGGGGATGAGCTCGGGGGCGGCTGGGTGCGAGCTCCTGCCTCTGAGGcgaaggcggcggcggcggcagcagagGCGGCGGCGAGGCCCCCATGGGCCGGCGGCGGGCCTCAGCCGCGGCCTCCACTTCTCCGCACGCCGGCGGGATGGCGCCCGGGCCCCGGAGGAGCCGCGCTAGCCAAGGCCTGCTGCCGCGCTGCTGAGGCGAGCCCGccaaactcccctccccctcctccgtcCTCGACCCCCCGCacctcaccccttccccaccccctcctccgtTTCGGTCCCCGGCGCTGCTCCGGACCACTATGACCATGAGATCCGCAGTGTTCAAGGCGGCCGCGGCCCCTGCCGGCGGCAACCCTGAGCAGCGACTGGACTACGAGCGAGCTGCGGCGCTGGGCGGGCCCGAGGACGAGCCCGGGGCGGCCGAAGCCCACTTCCTCCCCCGGCACCGTAAGCTCAAGGAGCCGGGGCCTCCGCTGGCCTCCTCCCAGGGCGGGAGCCCTGCGCCCTCCCCGGCCGGCTGCGGCGGCAAGGGCCGGGGCTTGTTACTCCCGGCCGGGGCGGCCCCCGGGCAGCAGGAAGAGAGCTGGGGCGGCTCGGTGCCCTTGCCCTGTCCGCCCCCGGCCACCAAACAAGCTGGCATTGGGGGGGAGCCAGCGGCAGCCGGAGCCGGCTGCAGTCCCCGACCCAAGTATCAGGCGGTGCTGCCCATTCAGACGGGCTCTCTCGTGGCGGCGGCCAAAGAGCCTACGCCCTGGGCTGGGGACAAGGGTGGGGCGGCTCCCCCAGGTGCCACCGCCTCGGACCCGGCGGGACCCCCACCACTACCTCTGCCCGGGCCGCCACCCCTCGCGCCCACCGCCGCCGCCGGAACCCTGGCGGCCAGCGAGGGCCGATGGAAGAGTACGAGGAAGAGCCCTCTCGGGGGTGGCGGCGGCTCGGGAGCCTCCAGTCAGGCCGCCTGCCTCAAACAGATCCTTCTGCTGCAATTGGACCTCAtcgaacagcagcagcagcagctgcaggcCAAGGAGAAGGAGATCGAGGAgctgaagtcagagagagacacGGTACGGGAGGGGTTAATCTGCGTTCGGGACTAGGAGCGAGTTGTGCGCATGCTCGGGGGAAGGGGGCTGTAGGAGGTTAAGGTATCCCTAGGTTAGGGGTAAGGAGGTTGGCCACCAACGTAGGAGTCTTCTTAGTTAACGGGTCCTTGGGAGCCAGGCCCACAGACACACGTTGGGTTGGAGGGAGGGGTTAAAGGGCAACCtcccagggggagggggagggggaggggaagtttCAGGTGCCAAAGGGTTAATTTAAAATGACAGCCCCAGACGTGTGGGAAAGACGTTTAGAGTGGGAAAAGACCTGATTTGTGAGGGGTTGAAAAATGAAAAGGTGGGATACATATGTGGTGGCTTTATGGAAGGGGTTAACTTAAAGAGCTTTGCGTTATAAATGTATTCTGGAGGAGAGGGCCATAGCAGCTGTTGCTCCAAGCACTGCTGTAGCATCTTTAGACAGAGTAGTAGGCCTTTTAATTGGCAGAGGGGTCGAGGTGATTCACAGTGGAACCCtattacagctttttaaaatgatattaagaGAATCATCACCTTTGATTTCAGACAGTTTTTCATAGGAATCTGAGTTATAAAACATGACCTGCTAACCAGCTCCCTTGTATGAGCATGGTGTTTAGAGGCTGGAAGGTTTTTAAGGCATCAGGGGAAATTAAGCTTATTAAATGTATTAAGTAGACCAAAATTTTTTCCCCTATATTAGAATCTTAGGGTAGTAGGGaagtcatttattatttctttgtactTCTGAGGAGCACGACTATATAGGGTTATTTTTACTGCAGCAGTAGTTAAGGGCACCTTATGTGTTAAAACATATTCCTCCAGATATCAGGAAAGCTGTGGTGGTGGGATATTACTGTGCTAGCATACCTTACAGCTGCCTAAAAATAAACATGGTTTCTACAATTGTTGTGTTCAGGCTGcagcagtctctctctctccctccctctccctctccctctccctctccctctctctctttctctctctctctctctctctctctccctctccctctctccctctctccctctctccctccctccctccctccctccctccctccctccctctctccctctctccctctctccctctctccctctctccctctctccctctctccctctctccctctctccctctctccctctctccctccctctccctctctggcgTTGTGTGCGCCAAGGGCTGAGCAGGAGAGCAGAGGGCTGTTCATTTTGTTTGCTTTCCAAATGAATCTCTCCAGGCAGCGACTGCTTTATTGGAGAATGCATTCTGCAAGGTGGAATGGGAGCTGGGGCCGGTCTCATTAAAATATCTCATGGTGTTGATTTGTGGAAGTTACTCAACATGGAGGTGGCACTGCTCAGCTACTGTACTGCAGTCTAGGGGTGTGATGGTACTGTAATTACAACACATCGTGTccttatttgggggggggggaggcgggaAGAGAACGACCAGTGAAGGagaagaaatcaaggaaatgtCACCCATAAACCGTGTTTAAGTAATGTTAAGGCTGTGAATCAAAACAGAAGATGAAATGAGAATGTGGCTGACAGGGGGGCTCTCTGCTGATTGTGGAGGTTTCTGTTCAGTACCTGAGGTAATGGCCCCTTTGCAGACTTTCCTAGGCAGGAAAAGCGGGGTGAGTTAAGGATAGAGTGTCAGTCTGAACTTGGCATTCATTGCCTCTGTTGTGTATTGCAGTCTTAGCGATGCTTAAGCTTGTTTCTCTTATTCCAGTTGTTGTTTGGCCTCTCATGAAATCTGTGCAGCTAAGTGGATGTAATGAAGTCAACATTAATATCACAGTCTAACCcaaataaaattcttattatAGGGTGTAAGTAGCACATTTGGCATCTTTTCTCAGAACATTTTAATGTGAACTTTTCAATGATAATAGACTTCCATTTCCTGTTTGATTATGTGGTCCTCCCTTTAACTAGAATTAAAAGACTTTGTTTTCAATATTCAGACAAATaggtataatttttttgttatcTCAAATGCAAAGCAATATGTATATTTGATGATTGATGGGATTTATGGGTACTGGTTCTTTTATAATTCTTCCAAATTGAGTGTTCATTATTTAGGTGGcacttccccatccccaccccacccgcctTCAAATAACACTGCAATCCCTAGTGGCACTGTGATTGTGTGAGCTTTTAATTCCTTCTCAATGTACTGTCTGGACTTTGTCCTTGTGTATAGTGTTTTGGAGTGGAAGTAGAGAGGATAGGGTTTGGAGAACCTTAGGGCCTCCTAAAAGAACATTAAGGTTAATTCTGGAAACTCCCAAACTGACTTGGAGCCACATGGTTAGCAGTAGCAGAGACCATGCCATTTAAAAGGcatgttgtggcccctcccagtGAAGAGGATTTTCGTTCAGAAGAATGAAGTACAAATTCCCCCATGCCCCTCCCCAACTAGTTTAGCCCCTAAAATCAAGCAGTGTACCTTGTCTTCTCTATTGTGTTTAAGAAAATCTATTCAGATTAATGTCTGCCTGTTAAAAATAAGTTGAATTGCTATGGTTCATGGAAAGAGGCAGAAGACCATACTGATTCGCAAATAGGGCTAAGcacctgtgtttaatttttttgttttttaagtctgcATTTTGCCATTCTCTCTTTTAGCTCCTTGCTCGGATTGAACGTATGGAAAGGCGGATGCAGCTGGTAAAGAAGGATAACGAGAAGGAAAGGCACAAGCTGTTTCAGGGCTATGAAactgaagagagagaggaaacggAGATATCCGAGAAAATTAAACTGGAGTGCCAGCCGGAGCTTTCCGAGACATCCCAGACTCTGCCTCCCAAGCCTTTCTCCTGTGGGCGGAGTGGAAAGGGACACAAAAGGTGTGCTGATAACTTTGTTACACTGTCTGGACATGAGGTCACCTGTTTCCAGTGACTGAGAGTAAGGGATTAGGACTTATGAATTTGTTTTAATAGAACTATATCTTGAATCATGAGGTCTTCTGTGCTGAGAAACTGTCTTGAAACATTCTTGCGCAGACTATGTACGTCTGTTAGGAACATTTTGGTCACCGTAGTAACTACAGAATGCAGAGTACATCATAAAGAGAATGGGCAACAAATGTGACAGCTGAGTTTCTTAAAGAAAACTATAGCCCTTCACTTCAAGTTAGGAAGTGTTAAATTCCTTCATTGCATCAGGCACTGGTAGACATTAAAATGTAAGCTCTAAGTGTCCTTGGACTCGAAGAGATTAGTCTAGCTATAAGGATGGCATAGGTTTTGAAAACTCAGAATTCAACTGCAATAAAATA
This sequence is a window from Pseudorca crassidens isolate mPseCra1 chromosome 19, mPseCra1.hap1, whole genome shotgun sequence. Protein-coding genes within it:
- the MSL1 gene encoding male-specific lethal 1 homolog isoform X2, whose amino-acid sequence is MTMRSAVFKAAAAPAGGNPEQRLDYERAAALGGPEDEPGAAEAHFLPRHRKLKEPGPPLASSQGGSPAPSPAGCGGKGRGLLLPAGAAPGQQEESWGGSVPLPCPPPATKQAGIGGEPAAAGAGCSPRPKYQAVLPIQTGSLVAAAKEPTPWAGDKGGAAPPGATASDPAGPPPLPLPGPPPLAPTAAAGTLAASEGRWKSTRKSPLGGGGGSGASSQAACLKQILLLQLDLIEQQQQQLQAKEKEIEELKSERDTLLARIERMERRMQLVKKDNEKERHKLFQGYETEEREETEISEKIKLECQPELSETSQTLPPKPFSCGRSGKGHKRKSPFGSTERKIPVKKLAPEFSKVKTKTPKHSPVKEEPCGSLSETVCKRELRSQETPEKPRSSVDTPPRLSTPQKGPSTHPKEKAFSSEIEDLPYLSTTEMYLCRWHQPPPSPLPLRESSPKKEETVAIPSWRDHSVEPLRDPNPSDLLENLDDSVFSKRHAKLELDEKRRKRWDIQRIREQRILQRLQLRMYKKKGIQESEPEVTSFFPEPDDVESLMITPFLPVVAFGRPLPKLTPQNFELPWLDERSRCRLEIQKKQTPHRTCRK
- the MSL1 gene encoding male-specific lethal 1 homolog isoform X1, whose protein sequence is MTMRSAVFKAAAAPAGGNPEQRLDYERAAALGGPEDEPGAAEAHFLPRHRKLKEPGPPLASSQGGSPAPSPAGCGGKGRGLLLPAGAAPGQQEESWGGSVPLPCPPPATKQAGIGGEPAAAGAGCSPRPKYQAVLPIQTGSLVAAAKEPTPWAGDKGGAAPPGATASDPAGPPPLPLPGPPPLAPTAAAGTLAASEGRWKSTRKSPLGGGGGSGASSQAACLKQILLLQLDLIEQQQQQLQAKEKEIEELKSERDTLLARIERMERRMQLVKKDNEKERHKLFQGYETEEREETEISEKIKLECQPELSETSQTLPPKPFSCGRSGKGHKRKSPFGSTERKIPVKKLAPEFSKVKTKTPKHSPVKEEPCGSLSETVCKRELRSQETPEKPRSSVDTPPRLSTPQKGPSTHPKEKAFSSEIEDLPYLSTTEMYLCRWHQPPPSPLPLRESSPKKEETVARCLMPSSVAGETSVLAVPSWRDHSVEPLRDPNPSDLLENLDDSVFSKRHAKLELDEKRRKRWDIQRIREQRILQRLQLRMYKKKGIQESEPEVTSFFPEPDDVESLMITPFLPVVAFGRPLPKLTPQNFELPWLDERSRCRLEIQKKQTPHRTCRK